In the Streptomyces sp. WMMC940 genome, CAGGTCACCCGGCTCGACGGGCGCACGGCGCACTTCTCCGTGGACGCCGTCGAGGTGTACTCGAAGCACTCCTTCCCCAGCAAGAAGGTGTACGCCGGCACCACCGTCCCCCAGTTGCGGGTGATCACGTGCGGCGGGGGCTACACCAAGAAGACGGGCTACCTCGGCAATCTCGTCGTCTACGCGACGCTCAAGCGCATGGCCTAGCCCTCCCACGCTCGACAGCCCGGCTGCCGTGGCCGTGGCCGAGGCCGCATGATGGAGTCCTCACGCCGCAGGACCGCACCGGAGGGGCCGCCGTGATCGTCGTGCCGATGACAGCCGCGCACGCGGAGGAGGTCCTCGCCGTCTACCGGCTCGGCATCGACGAGGGCGACGCGACCTTCGAGACCCGCGCTCCGTCCTGGGCCGAGTTCGACGCGGCGAAACTGACGGAGCATCGGTTCGTCGCCCTGGGGGATTCCGCGCCTGGGCCGGCCGCACCCCCGACACACCCGCGGTCCAGGGGCGCCGCGGACACCACGCAACTCACCGCCGACCGTGTCGGCCACGTGCTCGGCTGGGTCGCGGCGTCGACCGTCTCCGACCGCTGCGCCTACGCGGGAGTCGTCGAGCACTCGGTGTACGTCCACCCCGCCGCCCGCGGCCGGGGGGTGGCCCGTGCCCTGCTGCAGCGGCTCGTCGCCTCGACCGAGGCGGCCGGCGTCTGGACGATCCAGTCCGGCGTCTTCCCCGAGAACGGGGCCAGCCTCGCCCTCCACCGGAGCCTGGGCTTCCGGGTCATCGGCACCCGCGAACGGATCGGCCGCCACCACGGCGTGTGGCGGGACGTGGTCCTTCTGGAACGCCGCAGTCCCGTCATCCCCTGATGGACGCGTCCGCAGCCGGTCGGGGGCGCGGGGCCCGCGGCGCAGCCCCTTCGCCCCCAGCGGGCGGTCGGCCTCACGCCGACCGGAAGGGGTTGGTGAGTACATGTCGCGGAGGTTGTCCACAGGCTGAGGGCGGGGCGAACGGATTGTGGGTGCGGCGGCGCAGAATGGTGGGCATGACTGAGATCACCGAATCCACGGCGTCCGCGGCACCCGCCGTCGTTCCCGCGGCTCCCGCCGGGGAGCGCACGGCGGTGTCAGCGGGCGGGCCCGCGGACATGCCGGCCTGGGAGCAGCGGTTCCGCGCGCCCCGGGTCTCGCTGCCCGATTGGGCGGAGGACGCCCCGGACCGCGCCCTCTTCGTCTCGAACGCGACGGGGACGTACGAGCTGTACGCCTGGGACCGCGCCACCGGCGGACAGCGCCAGGCGACGGACCGGCCGAACGGGACGACGGACGGGATACTCACCCCCGACGGAGCGTGGATCTGGTGGTTCTCGGACACGGACGGTGACGAATTCGGCGTCTGGATGCGGCAGCCCTTCGGCGGCGGGCCGGACGAACTCGCCACGCCGGGCCTCGCGCCCTCGTACAGCGCCGGCGTCGCCCTCGGCCGGGACGGCACGGCCGTGGTGGGCCGGTCCACGGACGAGGACGGGACGACGATCCACGTCGTGCGGCCCGGCGGTGCACCGGTGGAGATCTACCGGCACCGGGAGTCGGCGGGCGTCGGCGACCTGTCGTACGACGGGACGCTGCTCGCGCTGGAGCACACCGAGCACGGCGACGCGATGCACTCGGCGCTGCGGGTCGTCCGGCTGGACGGGACGACGGTGTGCGAGCTGGACGACACCGAGGGCGGCTCGGAGGAGCTGGGGCTGGAGGTGCTCGGTTTCGCCCCGGTCCAGGGGGACACCCGGTTGTTGGTCGGCCACCAGCGGCGGGGGCGCTGGGAGCCCATGCTGTGGGACGTGGCGACGGGCGAGCAGACCGACCTCGCGATCGA is a window encoding:
- a CDS encoding GNAT family N-acetyltransferase; translation: MTAAHAEEVLAVYRLGIDEGDATFETRAPSWAEFDAAKLTEHRFVALGDSAPGPAAPPTHPRSRGAADTTQLTADRVGHVLGWVAASTVSDRCAYAGVVEHSVYVHPAARGRGVARALLQRLVASTEAAGVWTIQSGVFPENGASLALHRSLGFRVIGTRERIGRHHGVWRDVVLLERRSPVIP